A window of Polaribacter litorisediminis contains these coding sequences:
- a CDS encoding endonuclease MutS2 — MNKNISEKTLQDLEFSTVLQHMSEFCISGLGKEKVFEIKPIQNKKELFKELDLVNEYLSSFQSENRIPNHGFDNIINSVKRLAIENSFIETDAFLKIATTSLTVNELIKFFKKLQVQFPTFFALSQKIEFITYVDDEIKKIIDISGEVKNNASSALKQIRRDINNIRGKIGASFSSALSKAISAGYLDDIKETVVDNQRVLAVSAMHRRKISGSLLGSSKSGNIVYIAPQATLAYSREYQNLIYEEKQEVVKILRDLATTIRPLVPLLEDYIEFLIHMDTIGAKAKYAKEINAVLPKISREKRIFFKNAYHPILWRKNFTQKIHTVAQSIELNEKQQIIVISGPNAGGKSITLKTIGLLQIMLQSGILIPVDERSETYIFDTILTDIGDNQSIENQLSTYSYRLKNMRYFLRTCNENTLFLIDEFGTGSDPELGGALAEIFLEEFYYKKAFGIITTHYSNLKVLANELENVTNANMQFDERTLEPLYRLFVGQAGSSFTFEVAQKNGIPYSIINKAKKRVETEKVRLDKTISKLQKERNTLQKRSDNLEKQQVQGQEHLDNLQEKEQRIQDKLSGFQELYDKNQKMLSLGRKTNELLNKYFQTNNKKELNSNFNKWVSDEKVKHLKKNPDAPKTKSQKQKAKIVEKQIEAVIQKVEKEVLEKVIEVRKEKKIEAAKVAKEKSLYIYKVNDKVRIKDSNSVGTIDKIDRKSVTINYGFFTTKTSVEKLELVQQAKK, encoded by the coding sequence TTGAACAAAAACATATCAGAAAAAACATTACAAGATTTAGAGTTTTCAACGGTTTTACAGCATATGTCAGAATTCTGTATTTCTGGTTTAGGGAAAGAAAAGGTTTTTGAAATTAAACCCATTCAAAACAAAAAAGAGCTCTTTAAGGAACTTGATTTAGTCAATGAATATCTGTCTTCTTTTCAAAGTGAAAACAGAATTCCTAATCATGGTTTTGATAATATTATAAATAGCGTAAAGCGTTTAGCTATTGAAAATAGTTTTATAGAAACAGATGCTTTCTTAAAAATTGCTACAACTTCACTAACGGTTAATGAACTTATTAAATTTTTTAAAAAGTTACAGGTTCAGTTCCCAACGTTCTTTGCGCTCTCTCAAAAAATTGAGTTCATCACGTATGTAGATGATGAAATTAAGAAAATCATTGATATTTCTGGCGAAGTAAAAAATAATGCCTCATCGGCTTTAAAACAAATTAGACGAGATATTAATAATATTCGGGGTAAAATTGGTGCTAGTTTTTCAAGTGCATTATCAAAAGCTATCTCTGCTGGATATTTAGACGATATTAAAGAAACTGTGGTAGATAATCAGCGAGTTTTGGCGGTTTCAGCTATGCATAGAAGAAAAATTTCTGGTAGCTTGTTAGGTTCTTCAAAATCTGGAAATATCGTATACATTGCGCCTCAAGCAACCCTTGCTTACAGTAGAGAATATCAAAATTTAATCTATGAAGAAAAGCAAGAAGTTGTAAAAATATTAAGAGATTTAGCTACAACAATACGTCCTTTAGTTCCTTTATTAGAAGACTATATTGAATTTTTAATTCATATGGATACCATTGGAGCAAAAGCAAAATATGCGAAAGAAATAAATGCTGTTTTGCCAAAAATATCCAGAGAAAAAAGAATATTTTTTAAGAATGCCTATCACCCTATTTTATGGCGAAAAAATTTTACTCAGAAAATACATACAGTTGCTCAAAGTATTGAACTGAATGAAAAACAACAAATTATTGTAATTTCTGGTCCCAATGCAGGTGGAAAAAGTATCACGCTAAAAACAATTGGTTTACTACAAATCATGTTACAAAGTGGTATTTTAATTCCTGTTGATGAACGCAGTGAAACCTATATTTTTGACACTATTCTAACGGATATTGGAGATAATCAATCTATTGAAAATCAATTAAGTACTTATAGTTATCGCTTAAAAAATATGCGTTATTTTTTACGGACTTGTAATGAAAATACTTTGTTCTTAATTGATGAGTTTGGTACAGGTTCAGATCCGGAGTTAGGGGGCGCTTTGGCAGAAATATTCTTGGAAGAATTTTATTATAAGAAGGCTTTCGGAATTATTACTACCCACTACTCTAATTTAAAAGTACTCGCAAACGAATTAGAGAATGTAACCAATGCAAATATGCAATTTGATGAACGTACTTTAGAGCCGCTGTATCGCTTATTTGTTGGTCAGGCTGGTAGTTCTTTTACCTTTGAAGTGGCACAAAAAAACGGAATTCCTTACAGCATTATCAACAAAGCAAAAAAGCGTGTAGAAACTGAAAAAGTTCGATTAGACAAAACTATTTCCAAGCTTCAAAAAGAAAGAAATACGCTCCAAAAAAGATCTGATAATTTAGAAAAACAGCAAGTTCAAGGTCAAGAACATTTAGATAATTTGCAAGAAAAAGAGCAACGTATTCAAGATAAATTATCTGGCTTTCAAGAGTTATATGATAAGAATCAAAAAATGCTTTCTCTAGGAAGAAAAACAAATGAATTATTGAATAAATACTTTCAAACCAATAACAAGAAAGAGCTAAACAGTAATTTTAATAAATGGGTTAGCGATGAAAAAGTAAAACATCTAAAAAAGAACCCAGATGCCCCAAAAACAAAATCACAAAAACAAAAAGCAAAAATTGTTGAAAAACAAATAGAAGCCGTAATTCAAAAAGTTGAAAAAGAGGTTTTAGAAAAAGTTATCGAAGTTAGAAAAGAGAAAAAAATAGAAGCGGCAAAAGTTGCTAAAGAAAAATCTTTATACATTTATAAAGTGAATGATAAAGTGCGCATCAAAGATTCTAATTCTGTAGGAACCATTGATAAGATTGATAGAAAAAGTGTGACCATCAATTACGGATTTTTCACAACCAAAACATCTGTTGAAAAATTAGAATTGGTGCAACAAGCAAAAAAGTAA
- a CDS encoding uracil-DNA glycosylase — translation MQVKIADSWKNILQLEFEKPYFGELTSFVKLEYQNNSCYPKESNIFAAFDFCSLEDLKVVIIGQDPYHGENQANGLCFSVKDGITHPPSLKNIFKEISTDLGKEYPQSGNLEKWAKQGVLLLNATLTVRAHEAGSHQKQGWETLTDSVIKQISDEKENLVFLLWGGFAKKKLKLIDTNKHHILVSGHPSPLSANRGYWFGNEHFSKTNLFLKSKNKNEIDW, via the coding sequence ATGCAAGTAAAAATAGCTGATAGTTGGAAAAATATTTTGCAATTAGAATTTGAGAAACCTTATTTTGGAGAACTCACTAGTTTTGTGAAATTAGAGTATCAAAATAATTCATGTTACCCTAAAGAATCTAATATTTTTGCTGCATTTGACTTTTGTTCCTTAGAAGATTTAAAAGTAGTTATTATTGGTCAAGATCCATATCATGGGGAAAACCAAGCAAATGGATTGTGCTTTTCAGTAAAAGATGGCATCACGCATCCGCCTTCTTTAAAAAATATTTTTAAAGAAATTTCTACGGATTTAGGGAAGGAATATCCACAAAGTGGAAATCTTGAAAAATGGGCGAAACAAGGTGTTTTATTGTTGAATGCTACTTTAACCGTAAGGGCACACGAAGCTGGTAGTCATCAAAAACAAGGATGGGAAACTTTAACAGACTCGGTGATCAAACAAATTTCTGATGAAAAGGAAAATTTGGTTTTTCTTCTTTGGGGCGGATTTGCAAAGAAAAAATTAAAACTAATTGATACAAATAAACATCATATTTTAGTATCCGGACATCCATCGCCTTTAAGTGCTAATAGAGGGTATTGGTTTGGAAATGAGCATTTTTCGAAAACTAATTTATTTTTAAAATCTAAAAATAAAAATGAAATTGATTGGTAG
- a CDS encoding nucleotidyl transferase AbiEii/AbiGii toxin family protein, whose translation MNEVLIKLGVQDYELVVQETKETDNDLLIIELRYKSLTETSDYLRPRVLIEVGARSLMEPIENKAIISMVSEEFRELPFAETEITIPVVSPKRTFLEKIFLLHEEFQKDTQFIRVERMSRHLYDLEKLMDTIHGTEALKAIELYNTIVAHRKNFNAIRGIDYANHNPQLINILPPEETIKDWEKDYKTMQESMFYGNTLSFSKMMERIAELNARIKTM comes from the coding sequence ATCAATGAGGTTTTAATTAAACTAGGTGTTCAAGATTATGAATTAGTTGTCCAAGAAACAAAAGAGACAGACAATGATCTATTAATTATTGAATTACGATATAAATCTTTAACAGAAACATCCGATTATTTAAGACCAAGAGTATTGATAGAAGTTGGCGCACGTTCCTTAATGGAGCCTATAGAAAACAAAGCCATTATTTCTATGGTTTCTGAGGAATTTAGAGAACTTCCCTTTGCAGAAACAGAAATAACAATACCTGTTGTTTCTCCTAAACGAACCTTTTTGGAGAAGATATTCCTATTGCATGAGGAATTTCAAAAAGACACTCAGTTTATAAGAGTAGAAAGAATGAGTCGTCATCTGTATGATTTAGAAAAACTAATGGATACAATTCATGGCACAGAAGCTTTGAAAGCTATTGAATTATACAATACAATTGTAGCACACAGAAAGAATTTCAATGCAATAAGAGGAATTGACTACGCAAACCATAACCCTCAATTAATTAACATTCTACCACCAGAGGAAACAATTAAAGATTGGGAGAAAGATTATAAAACCATGCAAGAAAGTATGTTTTATGGTAATACTCTATCATTTAGCAAAATGATGGAACGCATAGCCGAATTAAACGCCAGAATTAAAACAATGTAA
- a CDS encoding thioredoxin family protein, producing MRNLINTIYFLYLVQLGFSQEVKMITDWNKAKELAQKENKQILIILTGSEWCAPCKKMDKNVIENSEFKEYAEQNLIIFLIDLPNVIDINSKVNKDYKRFEKK from the coding sequence ATGAGAAACTTAATAAATACAATATACTTTTTATACTTAGTTCAACTTGGATTTTCGCAAGAAGTGAAAATGATTACGGATTGGAATAAAGCAAAAGAATTAGCACAAAAGGAAAATAAACAGATTCTAATAATTTTAACAGGAAGTGAATGGTGTGCTCCTTGTAAAAAAATGGACAAGAACGTAATTGAAAATTCGGAATTTAAAGAGTATGCTGAACAAAATCTAATAATATTCTTAATTGACTTGCCCAATGTAATTGATATAAATAGTAAAGTGAATAAAGATTATAAAAGATTTGAAAAAAAATAG
- a CDS encoding cold-shock protein: MNKGTVKFFNESKGFGFITEEGSNKEHFVHVSGLIDEIRENDEVEFDLQDGKKGLNAVNVRVL; the protein is encoded by the coding sequence ATGAATAAAGGTACCGTAAAATTTTTCAATGAATCTAAAGGATTTGGATTTATCACTGAAGAAGGATCAAACAAAGAACATTTTGTGCATGTGTCAGGATTAATTGACGAAATTCGTGAAAACGATGAAGTTGAATTTGACTTACAAGATGGAAAAAAAGGATTAAACGCAGTAAACGTTAGAGTATTATAA
- a CDS encoding McrB family protein, whose translation MTAQVIVYEIESAAAKNAEKLFSHNDKYFYWNEEKFKNLTLDDYVFIVNKESRWVLFTKSNTQEIASNIQQGDTLFKDNIDGKWNSITRFEILKILTIPDNWEWNSIKNNEAKCIHDNSTSIVDKKNILININQLKTLSNKESIIKILDTCKSNIEKKISEAESSNLTATTSLNIKSHLDHIETYIEQKGFYFNKGEIINFYLSLKTKPFVILAGISGTGKTQLPRLFAEAIGMSKDQVIQIPVRPDWTDASDLIGYTSLQGNFISKPLTEAIIKAKEDINKPHFFILDEMNLARVEHYFADFLSIVETRFRTKTNEVKTDFLLLKNQLKDANNAFLYDDIYWPENLYLIGTVNMDETTYPFSRKVLDRANSIEMNTVELDWIRKQKQKVDKLTNFTNANLKSEYIASIELTKTDKLQVEEALEMLKKMNKILEIANLHFAYRVRDEIIFYVLYAKKEQLLKQEEAIDFQIMQKILPRVHGSSTRTQKVIIGLLNLLANEEVATSYPDLEYLEKNKKSILKKSNYPKSTEKLIFMLERFDENRFTSFWV comes from the coding sequence ATGACAGCACAAGTTATAGTTTATGAAATAGAAAGCGCAGCAGCAAAAAATGCAGAAAAACTTTTTAGTCATAACGATAAATACTTCTATTGGAATGAAGAAAAATTTAAAAATCTCACTTTAGATGATTATGTTTTTATTGTAAATAAAGAGAGTAGGTGGGTTTTATTTACAAAATCGAATACCCAAGAGATAGCATCTAATATTCAACAAGGAGATACACTTTTTAAAGATAATATTGATGGTAAGTGGAACTCAATTACCCGATTTGAAATTTTAAAAATACTAACAATACCAGATAATTGGGAATGGAATTCTATCAAAAATAATGAAGCAAAATGCATACATGACAATAGTACAAGTATCGTTGATAAAAAAAATATCCTCATAAACATCAACCAACTCAAAACATTAAGTAATAAAGAAAGCATTATCAAAATTCTTGATACCTGTAAATCAAATATTGAAAAGAAAATATCCGAAGCTGAATCAAGCAATCTAACTGCTACTACTTCTTTAAATATAAAATCTCATTTAGACCATATAGAAACTTACATAGAACAAAAGGGATTCTATTTTAATAAAGGTGAAATCATCAATTTTTATCTATCCTTAAAAACCAAACCATTTGTAATTTTAGCAGGTATCTCGGGTACTGGTAAAACACAGCTTCCAAGACTATTTGCAGAAGCAATTGGCATGAGTAAAGATCAAGTAATTCAAATTCCTGTAAGACCCGATTGGACGGATGCTTCAGATTTAATTGGTTACACTTCTTTACAAGGAAACTTTATTTCTAAACCACTTACAGAAGCCATTATAAAGGCAAAAGAAGATATTAATAAGCCCCATTTTTTTATTCTTGATGAAATGAATTTGGCAAGAGTAGAACATTATTTTGCAGATTTTTTAAGTATTGTAGAAACCCGTTTTAGAACAAAAACCAATGAAGTTAAAACCGATTTTTTACTATTAAAAAATCAATTAAAAGATGCCAACAACGCTTTTTTATATGATGACATCTATTGGCCAGAAAATCTATACTTAATAGGTACTGTAAACATGGATGAGACTACCTATCCTTTTTCAAGAAAAGTGCTTGATAGAGCCAATTCTATTGAAATGAATACAGTAGAATTAGACTGGATTCGTAAACAAAAACAAAAAGTTGACAAGCTTACAAATTTTACAAATGCCAATTTAAAAAGTGAATATATAGCAAGTATAGAACTCACAAAAACAGACAAATTACAAGTTGAAGAAGCGCTTGAAATGTTAAAAAAAATGAATAAAATACTGGAAATTGCTAACCTGCATTTTGCGTACAGAGTTAGAGATGAGATTATTTTTTATGTACTTTATGCAAAAAAAGAGCAATTGCTTAAACAAGAAGAAGCTATTGACTTTCAAATTATGCAAAAAATTTTACCAAGGGTACATGGCAGTTCTACCCGTACTCAAAAAGTAATTATTGGCTTATTAAACCTGCTCGCCAATGAAGAAGTAGCCACCTCATATCCAGATTTAGAATACTTAGAAAAAAATAAAAAATCAATTCTAAAAAAATCAAACTATCCAAAATCTACAGAAAAATTAATATTTATGTTAGAACGCTTTGATGAAAATCGATTTACCTCTTTTTGGGTATGA
- a CDS encoding DUF6088 family protein, translating to MTKSVQTKIENEIKSMKRGSILFPSNFDDIGNVEVVKKSLLRLENKKFLVRLAHGIYLYPKQDKLLGVLYPTIEEIALAIAERDKARIIPTGTTALNKLGLSTQIPMNIVFLTDGAPRSIVVGKRTIKLKRTSPKNLAVKGEMTSLIIQALKEIGKDNVTTKQLERIKIHLEKTKPEIVEHDAKLAPVWISKILKNN from the coding sequence ATGACTAAATCAGTTCAAACTAAAATTGAAAACGAAATAAAATCAATGAAAAGAGGGAGTATTCTATTCCCATCTAACTTTGATGATATAGGAAATGTTGAAGTTGTGAAAAAATCATTATTAAGACTTGAAAACAAAAAGTTCTTAGTAAGACTAGCTCATGGAATATATTTATACCCAAAACAAGACAAACTTTTAGGAGTTTTATATCCTACGATAGAAGAAATAGCCCTTGCAATTGCAGAACGAGATAAAGCACGAATTATTCCAACAGGAACAACAGCCCTTAATAAATTAGGATTATCAACTCAAATTCCAATGAATATTGTTTTCTTAACTGACGGAGCTCCAAGAAGTATAGTAGTTGGTAAAAGAACAATAAAACTCAAGCGAACATCTCCAAAAAACTTAGCAGTAAAAGGAGAAATGACAAGTTTAATTATTCAAGCGCTTAAGGAAATTGGAAAAGACAATGTAACAACAAAGCAATTAGAAAGAATTAAAATACATCTTGAAAAAACAAAACCAGAAATTGTAGAACATGATGCTAAACTAGCTCCTGTTTGGATATCAAAAATCCTGAAGAATAATTAA
- a CDS encoding DUF2357 domain-containing protein, whose translation MIKNQTKKYRYAIKNHGTFDVTTSENKKLEDSKIVTENFKLSILGQKQSVENSEKIYLYDWQVASCMAILNPIKHPKEYSLWLDNELVAYSKRLSKKLHSIRTLEIELSFDGAIGKHEIKILSPNGKEVLQLSFEVFPKQIDYKTDYKLLQKDCSRIVYKLIYNLLTNLYNKIKQKPNGNTSHTKWWFILDALFEDLIKSFEIIQRNPKHNIITEEEVKQIDKVRKSSSRNKTWLNKNTQYISNNKEDGIELISGQYFSHALTLQKKVSYDNYENRFVKYMGHQIIIRLTDLKKDLHKNSISNNEKVIQKITTYTGRLHAVLNNIPFTKVGDFEKETYFSSTLTQAAGYKDFLQIYCLLENDFETSKDDFFTVNYNKIDDLYAYWCFFKIIDIIKESSNFKIKNQNVIGLHNGKIKVNVCLNDFTTIKLTSKEHKEISLHYKKEKSLTTIALVTKKENLLSFHFYPNYQIIDSSKYAENSKYTDNPLLVFKEFIKQDEIKNARKQNNQRNLKSIILYPSNLKDTNFNQLKKENNGFKDLPLLPTKSGLLENYIGNMLVDKTAKNKVQRFVGMHYQQYLGERETFDKSVLIGRLKKNEFQKRLDYVEKKNRYYFPFIKDRNSRIYNVSYLLLTMPESSKALLKKVKSWEILNKKELKDTGVSWKLNLEHYLIFNLENETEKIDTKIEIPLFNFRYTSLRGLCFFKNQQVNNALYVTNETSYLLYKILIKRDIEFTISWSKDEQDFTCVEFKLPNNVKLTCSNRYPHQHFMEENELKPLSSLISEFH comes from the coding sequence ATGATAAAAAATCAAACAAAAAAATATCGTTATGCTATTAAAAATCATGGAACCTTTGATGTTACCACATCAGAAAATAAAAAATTAGAGGATTCTAAAATAGTAACAGAAAACTTTAAGCTTAGCATTTTAGGACAAAAACAGTCTGTAGAAAATTCAGAAAAAATTTATTTATACGATTGGCAAGTTGCTAGTTGCATGGCTATTTTAAATCCTATAAAACATCCAAAAGAATATTCTCTCTGGCTTGATAACGAACTTGTAGCGTATTCTAAAAGATTGAGCAAAAAGTTACATTCTATAAGAACTCTTGAAATAGAATTATCGTTTGACGGGGCTATAGGGAAGCATGAAATTAAAATTTTATCGCCTAATGGCAAAGAAGTTTTACAACTATCTTTTGAGGTTTTTCCTAAACAAATAGATTATAAGACAGACTATAAATTGCTACAAAAGGATTGTTCTAGAATAGTTTATAAACTAATTTATAACCTGTTAACAAACCTTTATAATAAAATAAAACAAAAACCTAATGGCAATACTTCTCATACGAAGTGGTGGTTTATTTTAGATGCTTTATTTGAAGATTTGATAAAAAGTTTTGAAATAATTCAACGAAATCCTAAACACAATATTATCACCGAAGAAGAAGTAAAACAAATAGATAAAGTAAGAAAATCTTCGTCAAGAAATAAAACATGGCTCAATAAAAACACACAGTATATCTCAAATAATAAAGAGGATGGTATTGAATTAATTTCTGGTCAATATTTTTCTCATGCTTTAACATTACAAAAAAAGGTAAGCTACGATAATTATGAAAACAGATTTGTAAAATATATGGGTCATCAAATAATTATAAGATTGACTGATTTAAAAAAAGATTTACATAAAAACAGCATCTCTAACAATGAAAAAGTAATTCAAAAAATTACCACTTACACGGGTAGATTGCATGCTGTTTTAAATAATATACCATTTACCAAAGTTGGTGATTTTGAAAAAGAAACTTACTTTTCATCAACCTTAACCCAAGCAGCTGGATACAAAGATTTTTTACAAATTTATTGCTTATTAGAAAATGATTTTGAAACTTCAAAGGATGATTTTTTTACAGTAAACTATAATAAGATTGATGATTTATATGCCTATTGGTGTTTTTTTAAAATTATTGACATCATCAAAGAATCTTCAAATTTTAAGATAAAAAACCAAAATGTAATAGGCTTGCATAATGGAAAAATCAAAGTTAATGTGTGTCTTAATGATTTTACTACTATAAAATTAACAAGCAAAGAGCATAAAGAAATCTCTTTACATTATAAGAAAGAAAAATCTTTGACTACTATAGCGCTTGTAACGAAAAAAGAGAACCTTCTTTCGTTTCATTTTTATCCTAATTATCAAATTATAGACAGTAGCAAATACGCTGAAAACTCTAAATATACAGACAATCCTTTATTGGTTTTTAAGGAGTTCATAAAACAAGATGAAATTAAAAATGCAAGAAAACAAAACAACCAAAGAAATTTAAAATCGATAATTTTATATCCCTCAAATCTAAAAGATACTAATTTTAATCAATTAAAAAAAGAAAATAATGGTTTTAAAGACCTACCATTATTGCCAACAAAATCGGGATTATTAGAAAATTATATAGGAAATATGCTTGTTGATAAAACAGCTAAAAACAAGGTGCAAAGATTTGTTGGAATGCACTATCAACAATATTTAGGTGAAAGAGAAACTTTTGATAAAAGTGTACTCATTGGGCGTTTGAAAAAAAATGAATTTCAAAAGCGTTTGGACTATGTAGAGAAGAAAAACAGGTATTATTTTCCTTTTATAAAAGACAGGAATAGTCGCATTTATAATGTTTCTTATTTGTTATTGACCATGCCTGAAAGTTCTAAAGCCCTATTAAAAAAAGTAAAAAGTTGGGAAATACTCAACAAAAAAGAGCTTAAAGATACGGGTGTAAGTTGGAAATTAAATTTAGAGCACTACCTTATTTTTAATTTAGAAAATGAAACAGAAAAAATAGATACTAAAATTGAAATTCCGCTTTTTAATTTTAGATATACTAGTTTAAGAGGCTTATGTTTTTTTAAAAATCAACAAGTTAATAATGCTTTGTATGTTACAAATGAAACTTCCTATTTACTTTATAAAATTTTAATTAAAAGGGATATAGAATTTACAATTTCGTGGTCTAAAGACGAACAAGATTTTACTTGTGTTGAATTTAAACTACCAAATAATGTAAAGTTAACGTGTTCCAATCGTTATCCTCATCAACATTTTATGGAAGAAAACGAGTTAAAACCTTTATCTTCTCTAATTAGTGAATTTCACTAA
- a CDS encoding DUF6090 family protein: MIKFFRKIRQNLLMENLPTGQAGKTGKPAFAAGRYFKYVIGEIVLVMIGILLALQVNNWNEERKNTRIRKSYLKNLKVDLKKDLENLERLNTINTSAETEGFYLADFLDNNLMEVDTSRLMKSIIFTGFIPNLTVISATYNDLINSNNIQLFNDVELKRLLDDYYIRNNWAELFKNRILKTAWYDYRDEMSKFHSPLLNRDYFAGNNSIELNYSWKYNVEWNEMKNNKYLKTQIGLIGAYRLLIRNDLVRYTQKAKTILKYLEK, translated from the coding sequence ATGATAAAATTCTTTAGAAAAATTAGACAAAACTTGCTTATGGAAAACCTGCCTACCGGACAGGCAGGCAAAACTGGAAAGCCTGCCTTTGCCGCAGGCAGGTATTTTAAATATGTAATTGGTGAGATTGTTCTTGTGATGATTGGAATTTTATTGGCACTTCAGGTTAATAATTGGAATGAGGAAAGAAAGAACACTCGTATAAGAAAATCGTATTTAAAAAATTTAAAGGTTGACCTAAAAAAAGATTTAGAAAATTTAGAGAGACTTAATACGATTAATACATCAGCCGAAACAGAAGGATTTTACCTTGCTGATTTTTTGGATAATAATTTGATGGAGGTAGATACTTCTAGACTTATGAAGTCAATCATTTTTACTGGATTTATTCCAAATTTAACTGTAATATCTGCAACATATAATGATTTAATAAACAGTAATAACATTCAATTATTTAATGATGTTGAGTTAAAAAGACTACTAGATGATTATTATATTCGTAATAATTGGGCTGAACTTTTTAAAAACCGAATCCTTAAAACCGCTTGGTATGACTATCGGGATGAAATGTCAAAATTCCATAGCCCACTATTAAATCGAGATTATTTTGCAGGGAACAATTCTATAGAATTAAATTATTCATGGAAATATAATGTAGAATGGAATGAAATGAAGAATAATAAATATTTAAAAACACAAATAGGATTGATTGGTGCCTATAGATTACTGATAAGAAATGACTTGGTACGCTATACCCAAAAGGCGAAAACAATTTTAAAATATTTGG
- a CDS encoding helix-turn-helix domain-containing protein — MLTRQEVATYLRISLVTVSSWSKHGIINPIRMGNRILFKKQDILDVLEKQSINKKKRQI; from the coding sequence TTGCTGACGAGGCAAGAAGTAGCAACTTATTTAAGAATAAGTCTTGTAACAGTTAGTTCTTGGTCTAAACATGGCATAATAAATCCCATACGTATGGGAAATAGAATATTATTCAAAAAACAAGATATATTAGATGTATTAGAGAAACAATCAATAAATAAAAAAAAGCGGCAAATATAA
- a CDS encoding nucleotidyl transferase AbiEii/AbiGii toxin family protein: MKTFIKLSEKDKLNIFNQVSEKTGLPSSAVEKDWWVTLSLNIIFSLPYSKYIVFKGGTSLSKAWNLIERFSEDIDLVIDRKHLGFEGELSKTQVKKLRKASCSFIGNDFIKTSMRF, translated from the coding sequence ATGAAAACGTTTATAAAACTTAGTGAAAAAGATAAACTGAACATATTCAATCAAGTCAGTGAAAAAACTGGGCTTCCATCTTCTGCAGTTGAAAAAGATTGGTGGGTAACTTTATCATTGAATATTATATTTTCATTGCCGTATTCAAAATATATTGTTTTTAAAGGAGGAACATCTTTGAGTAAAGCATGGAATTTAATTGAACGTTTTTCAGAAGATATTGACTTAGTAATTGACAGAAAACATTTAGGCTTTGAAGGTGAATTAAGTAAAACTCAAGTAAAAAAATTACGTAAAGCATCTTGTTCTTTTATTGGTAATGATTTTATAAAGACATCAATGAGGTTTTAA
- a CDS encoding cold-shock protein, protein MNKGTVKFFNESKGFGFITEEGSNKEHFVHVSGLIDEIRENDEVEFDLQDGRKGLNAVNVRVL, encoded by the coding sequence ATGAATAAAGGTACCGTAAAATTTTTCAATGAATCTAAAGGATTTGGATTTATCACTGAAGAAGGATCAAACAAAGAACATTTTGTACATGTGTCAGGATTAATTGATGAAATTCGTGAAAACGATGAAGTTGAATTCGACTTACAAGATGGAAGAAAAGGATTAAACGCAGTAAACGTAAGAGTATTATAA